The Mustela nigripes isolate SB6536 chromosome 4, MUSNIG.SB6536, whole genome shotgun sequence genome includes a window with the following:
- the DYDC2 gene encoding LOW QUALITY PROTEIN: DPY30 domain-containing protein 2 (The sequence of the model RefSeq protein was modified relative to this genomic sequence to represent the inferred CDS: substituted 1 base at 1 genomic stop codon) — protein METDYLKRCFGNCLSQALAEVAKVRPSDPIEYLGHWLYHYRKTVKAKEEESQRESQLKEEQGNSLKETAMTEMLNQEECQIQQKCEKCDKPLTSVASSTKKTAFIQKNTKPLEKDALKQESLPGTSNMIPGMPQXSPSPESSGQTGNCVKTPQEINSQALQHEIATQMHPGSKSPS, from the exons ATGGAAACTGACTACCTGAAGAGGTGCTTCGGAAATTGCCTGAGCCAGGCACTGGCAGAGGTGGCGAAGGTTCGGCCCAGTGACCCCATAGAGTACTTGGGTCACTGGCTTTATCATTACAGGAAAACCGTTAAAGCAAaagaagag gaGAGCCAACGGGAGAGCCAGTTGAAGGAAGAACAGGGTAATAGCCTCAAAGAAACCGCAATGACAGAAATGCTGAACCAAGAAGAATGTCAGATTCAACAGAAGTGTGAAAAGTGTGACAAG ccaCTGACATCTGTAGCTAGTTCCACAAAGAAGACCGCATTCATACAAAAGAACACAAAACCCCTTGAGAAGGATGCCTTGAAGCAGGAATCTCTGCCAGGTACTTCCAATATGATTCCAGGAATGCCTCAATAGAGTCCCTCTCCAGAGTCTTCTGGCCAGACTGGCAACTGTGTCAAAACTCCCCAAGAAATAAATTCCCAGGCTCTTCAGCATGAAATTGCTACTCAAATGCATCCTGGTTCCAAATCTCCTTCTTAA
- the DYDC1 gene encoding DPY30 domain-containing protein 1, with product MESKYLQKCLGTCLIQGLAEVARIRPVDPIEYLGLWIYKYKENMTMEQLRRKEMADLEHERELAVIEREMMERLKAEELLFQQQQLAFQLELEMQEKERQRIEELRRSQEELEKDVTSDASKTLAEISDRYGAPNLSRVEELDEPMLSDVSIFNKDECNKSR from the exons ATGGAGTCAAAGTATCTTCAAAAGTGCCTTGGGACATGTCTAATTCAAGGTCTTGCAGAAGTGGCAAGAATTCGCCCAGTGGATCCAATAGAATATTTAGGATTGTGGATTTACAAATATAAGGAAAACATGACCATGGAACAACTG AGACGGAAGGAAATGGCCGACCTGGAGCATGAGAGAGAACTAGCTGTGATAGAGCGGGAGATGATGGAGAGGCTCAAAGCAGAAGAGCTCCTGTTCCAGCAG CAACAGCTGGCATTCCAGCTGGAGTTGGAAatgcaagaaaaagagagacaaagaatagAAGAGCTACGGAGAAGTCAAGAAGAACTAGAGAAG GATGTCACATCAGACGCAAGCAAAACACTAGCTGAAATTAGCGATCGATATGGGGCACCTAACCTGAGCAGAGTGGAAGAACTTGATGAGCCAATGCTATCTGATGTAAGCATCTTTAACAAA GACGAGTGCAACAAGAGTCGCTGA